One Helianthus annuus cultivar XRQ/B chromosome 12, HanXRQr2.0-SUNRISE, whole genome shotgun sequence genomic region harbors:
- the LOC110893284 gene encoding BCL-6 corepressor-like protein 1, whose protein sequence is MSSLESGDEDDFQLFALPDFGDDLPLADGFPDEDPFVIPVPVHDHLIIGHPDGEHIVAPILDPVPLVVIPPEDWPFDDLFDDDVDLFVDGPPFDAQGDGEIDEDVVAVPPPEIPVTEISSDYSLHSVSNSFESVTSSALRAAGLQLFATDSDDDTAMSAAPSPPHDPKHVPEPDPIHFGQPDVAPTLHLIPDPVPAHVDLPVVEPFIPPPAPADVAPLPPVESDVHHTDFPITFLQDIPAPRPGEDPYHPSHFVGYTQDELLLSLQLQFEVLSLRVLELELTPRPPPCPCQSTFVPPHSSPSPFAHPPAPLTPFPGFDARFLTVEQQISYLLRRVYELEEELAHVRSLLFSPPPPPPPSA, encoded by the exons ATGTCATCTTTAGAGAGTGGT gacgaggacgacttccagtTGTTCGCGTTGCCCGACTTTGGCGATGATTTACCTCTTGCTGATGGTTTCCCTGACGAGGATCCTTTTGTTATTCCTGTTCCAGTCCATGATCACCTCATCATTGGTCATCCCGATGGTGAACACATTGTGGCTCCGATCCTCGATCCTGTTCCTCTCGTGGTCATTCCTCCTGAGGATTGGCCattcgatgatttgtttgatgaTGACGTCGATTTATTTGTTGATGGTCCTCCATTTGACGCTCAGGGTGATGGGGAGATAGATGAGGATGTTGTAGCTGTCCCACCTCCTGAGATTCCTGTCACTGAGATATCCTCTGATTATAGTTTACATTCCGTTTCaaactcctttgagtctgtgacatcttCAGCTTTACGGGCGGCCGGATTGCAGCTTTTTGCTACTGACTCCGATGATGACACTGCTATGTCTGCTGCACCATCTCCTCCACACGACCCCAAGCATGTCCCCGAGCCGGACCCTATTCATTTTGGTCAGCCTGATGTTGCACCT acattgcacctTATTCCTGACCCTGTTCCTGCACATGTTGATCTTCCAGTTGTTGAGCCATTTATTCCTCCAcccgcacccgctgatgttgctcctcTCCCTCCTGTAGAGTCCGATGTCCATCATACCGATTTTCCGATTACTTTCTTACAAGACATCCCTgcaccccgtccaggggaag ACCCCTATCATCCCTCCCATTTTGTCGGCTACACACAGGATGAGTTACTTTTATCGCTTCAGCTTCAGTTTGAGGTTTTGAGTCTCAGggttttggagcttgagctgactcCACGTCCCCCACCTTGTCCCTgtcagtctacttttgttcctccACATTCATCACCGTCTCCTTTTGCGCATCCACCTGCTCCTCTTACTCCTTTTCCAGGTTTTGATGCTCGTTTCCTTACCGTCGAGCAGCAGATCAGTTACTTGCTTCGTCGTGTCTACGAGCTCGAGGAGGAGCTTGCGCATGTTCGCAGCTTGCTTTTCTCCCCTCCTCCTCCACCTCCACCATCAGCATAG